One Nicotiana tomentosiformis chromosome 4, ASM39032v3, whole genome shotgun sequence genomic window carries:
- the LOC138910403 gene encoding uncharacterized protein, which produces MTQAVPNLEDWVQKLTLTSSYIERAWRDLAKGVTKDAALRPSSGEEGTKFPVPKPGKDKKRKAVSRSEDPKPKTRRVRRKAIALPIDSVQRLREEEEEEGNASALVIRSARAIKVTRAPEPMAAVAVGAISRFQVDLSQCEIELQKVSGERDAMRLICRQKDEAIKDLQADLAKAREEEAELDKQQKVEKIELLWEEVDQIKAECNRWKETIDRLVVEKETILTKLLSADVQLRNVKQKGSAQAKRIEELEARLAESKVEVESSNILADKSIAMYRADAEAAQMEAREAADTADTRAHWVAELAKCRSRRETLEEIHTRGFDLTKEIKKAKELEAEAEALASDGDDDDDDDDGSKSGSEDGEEPDREANAPEDDQEA; this is translated from the exons ATGACACAAGCGGTGCCcaacctcgaggattgggttcagaAGTTAACCTTGACTTCCTCTTATatcgaacgcgcttggcgtgatttggcaaaag gtgtaaccaaggatgccgctttgaggccttcgagcggtgaagaaggaaccaagttCCCTGTCCCGaaaccggggaaagataagaagcgaaaagctgtctctcggtcagaggaccccaagcccaaaactcgaagggtgaggaggaaggcaattgctcttccgattgactcggtccaacgactgagagaagaagaagaagaagaaggcaaTGCCTCagctttggtgatccgatctgcgaGAGCTATCAAGGTCACCAGAGCTcctgagccgatggcggctgtaGCGGTCGGG gccattagtaggtttcaagtcgaccttagccagtgtgagatcgagcttcagaaggtctcgggggagagagacgcCATGCGACTTATTTGCAggcaaaaggacgaggctataaaggacctccaagcggatttggctaaggctcgtgaagaagaggccgaactcgataagcag caaaaggttgaaaagatcgagTTACTTtgggaagaagttgatcaaatcaaagctgaatgtaatcggtggaaggagactatcgaccgacTGGTTGTGGAAAAAGAGACCATTTTgaccaaattattatcggccgatgttcagcttcgaaacgtcaagcaaaagggttcagctcaagctaagaggatcgaggagcttgaagcaCGGCTTGCTGAGTCCAAGgtggaggttgagtcgtcgaacatcttggcggataagtccattgccatgtatcgggctgatgccgaggctgctcaaatggaggCACGAGAAGCGGCagatactgccgacactcgagcacattgggttgccgaacttgctaaatgtaggtctcggagggagactctTGAGGAGATACacactcgaggtttcgaccttactaaagaaataaaaaaggctaaagagctcgaagctgaagctgaagccttggcttctgatggcgatgatgatgatgatgatgatgacggtagcaagagcggatccgaggacggggaagagcCTGATAGAGAAGCAAACGCCCCTGAGGATGATCAGGAAGCTTAG